The genomic stretch GAAATTGAGTTGGATCCTTTCAGCAATGTCCTCCCTGATCCTGGCACTGGGAATGGTTAGTTATATTGATGTTATTGTGAATTTACTTCAGATACCTGAAACGATTAATCATCTGTATTTGTTTTCACCGTAGCTCGTAAGTTTCAACCCAAGGTTAAGCCACGACCTAGAGTCAACAACACACCACCTATTGCTTCTGCTTCATCTGATGGAAAGAGTGGGCCGGAATCACAGGTGAAGATTATGTGATTTATTGGATATGATAATTTTCTAAATATATGATGCTAAATAAATGATAATTTTTTTGGTATAAAAATGGCCATGGTTGTTATTGGTTTCAGGAAGATGCAGACTTGAATCCTGACTGCCAAATGAATAATGTCTATGATTATCAATCCATGAAATCCGGCACTGATGCACCATTTGGAATTCCAAGGCATGAAGAATTGACAAACTCTGTAGGTAGTCCCACATTGGCTTACTTTTTGCAGCAAGGCGGTACTGGAGAGAAAGAAGTAAGTATATGTCATTATGATTTGTCATTTTTTCCACTTCTCTGATTTGTGAATCTGATTTGTATATGATATGTCATTTTATTTGCAATCTTTCTCAGGATGCTAATGAGACAATAAAATCTTCAAAGAAGCATAAAAAATCTTCTACTACTGGCGTGGAGAATAAAGGTGCTAAAACCTCAAGGCAGACAAGAAAACAAGCAGCTCGTAAACCTGCTAAAAGCTCATTGAATAAGGCTATTGAGGATGATGATGTCCTCAACCCTCCTTATGATTTTGCTGGAGATGAACTTGTAGAAAACAATGATGAGGACGAACTGGTTTGTTCACCCCAAAAGAAAAAAGCATCAACAAATTCGAAGAAGAAATCTGTGGCTAAAAATGGAAAACCATCAAGAAAACGCAAGAAGGCTACTGATGATATTGAAAACGTAACTGAAGAACCTCCTAAAAAGTTCCCGCATTCATCTCGGCGAAGAAAAAGATGTGGTAAACCTATCAGACTATATTTTTAACTGTTCTCATGATGATTATATTTTATATGCTTACTGTGAACATATTTTCATTTTCATAGTGGACAAGGCTCTGCTGGATGATGAATTTCTTGATCAGCGAACATTACCTATTAGGGATATTATTTTACTTGCTGAGTATAAGGAGCGATTGGCGGTGAGTATTCTCAACTATAATTATTGTGTTACAATGCTAGCAATTGGCAttaggcattatgggttaaatttcaccaactgttccatttgtttctcgatgtagaaaaaggaggcagcgACTTCTAAAACATCTTCcaccaatcaaaggtacactatgcaggTTATGTGTGTAatagctagtaacttaagaagttaTGTATATATctgttatttgatagagtaagTTAGAGCTGGTTACTtttctgttagctttcagttacCATTACACAACTCTACATATATAGTCTGGTtaatgtttatcttttgtaaaaatTATATGATAATATATAACTATGCTGCAAATTAGCATATACCACTAATAATGTGTGATTCATACATTGAAGTAAGAGATctctgaaaatgttgagaaattAACTCAACAAAGCAAAATTATTGtttttgggttgttgttggagacataTGATTTCCCTGCACAAAATATGGCTTTCACAGTAATCTGCATGGAATATGGCTTTCACTTCTCAAAATGTTTATATGC from Lathyrus oleraceus cultivar Zhongwan6 chromosome 7, CAAS_Psat_ZW6_1.0, whole genome shotgun sequence encodes the following:
- the LOC127101519 gene encoding uncharacterized protein LOC127101519 isoform X2, which encodes MEELPKNGEGSFLDTDKSLQVIDNSLEVSLNAGFKSASGDSNTAIPESNIHSNFEFGNVGEVLSAEIELDPFSNVLPDPGTGNARKFQPKVKPRPRVNNTPPIASASSDGKSGPESQEDADLNPDCQMNNVYDYQSMKSGTDAPFGIPRHEELTNSVGSPTLAYFLQQGGTGEKEDANETIKSSKKHKKSSTTGVENKGAKTSRQTRKQAARKPAKSSLNKAIEDDDVLNPPYDFAGDELVENNDEDELVCSPQKKKASTNSKKKSVAKNGKPSRKRKKATDDIENVTEEPPKKFPHSSRRRKRCVDKALLDDEFLDQRTLPIRDIILLAEYKERLAKKEAATSKTSSTNQSDGDFLHEADVNNEEEFFGSDDEYRDPDDDHQVSEKFTSTAPLLNYQSFMEKAPRGKWSKQDTEMFYEAVRQFGTDFSMIQQLFPDKTRHQVKLKYKKEERQHPLLLSDAVNNRSKDLSFFKLVVERQKQNSNKEEQDTAGDASDLMLGEEAEDLTLGTNEEVATTKQEEEQEQDHIDIRDQEDSMAYPIAEQSDDSEDDLQKWSQYQSAI